In the genome of Oncorhynchus mykiss isolate Arlee chromosome 18, USDA_OmykA_1.1, whole genome shotgun sequence, one region contains:
- the LOC110496930 gene encoding C-type lectin domain family 6 member A-like has product MKLRVTYRLNAHSGGGTQQSWIYFQSPAVSYCFGGMGVIRPGENGTSGPGLLHPKKTEWSTERDWWYTQYRQLSHYLALLCFLLTMATLLQTFYLVQITLVFQSQSALQEVRLKDLTQKLNTLNHSYLLLFHKYPALNQYCPITNSSTNERECRPCPEGWESFGERCYLYTHDRLDWISSQYHCLSVGGNLAMVKSEEEQIFLWKRAKELSQGDSYWIGLRNGNPGGAWHWVDDSPVEKGFWDIFWDHEPEKGDTRELCARLSPGDSHRAGWYATMCKNSLKSICERTQGTLQ; this is encoded by the exons ATGAAGCTAAGGGTGACATACCGCCTCAACGCTCATTCAGGAGGTGGAACTCAGCAGAGCTGGATCTATTTTCAGTCTCCAGCAGTGTCCTACTGCTTTGGGGGAATGGGAGTCATAAGACCAGGGGAGAATGGGACATCTGGACCAGGCTTGCTACATCCTAAAAAGACAGAGTGGTCAACAGAGAGAG ATTGGTGGTACACCCAGTACAGACAGTTATCACACTACCTGGCCCTGCTCTGTTTTCTACTGACCATGGCCACACTCCTACAGACATTTTACT TGGTGCAGATCACCTTGGTCTTCCAATCCCAGTCCGCCTTGCAGGAGGTCAGACTCAAAGACCTGACTCAGAAGCTGAACACCCTGAACCactcctacctcctcctcttccacaagTACCCAGCACTCAACCAGTACTGTCCCATCACCAATAGCAGCACCAATG AGCGTGAGTGCAGGCCGTGCCCAGAGGGATGGGAGTCTTTTGGGGAGAGATGCTACCTCTACACCCATGACAGACTGGACTGGAtttccagtcagtaccactgccTATCTGTAGGGGGCAACCTTGCCATGGTGAAGAGTGAGGAGGAGCAA ATTTTTCTGTGGAAGAGAGCCAAGGAGTTGAGCCAGGGAGACTCCTACTGGATCGGCTTGAGGAATGGTAACCCAGGCGGGGCCTGGCACTGGGTGGACGACTCCCCGGTGGAGAAGGG GTTTTGGGACATATTTTGGGATCACGAGCCAGAGAAGGGGGACACCAGGGAACTGTGTGCCCGGCTGTCGCCAGGAGACAGCCACAGGGCCGGTTGGTACGCCACCATGTGCAAGAACAGCCTGAAGAGCATCTGTGAGAGGACCCAGGGCACCCTGCAGTGA